The Bacillus sp. Bos-x628 genome segment AATCCCAATATGGACATGGTCTTCATACAGACTTTTGAGCATTTCGCTGCTCCAACCGGTGACAAGTGATACTTTGGCATTTGGATATTTTTCGACATAACGCTTTAACACTTTTGGAAGCCAGTGCTGGCCAATAATTGAAGCAACAGCAAGCTTGAGCGTGCCATGAATATCACCTTCAAGCGCATCGATTCTCTCTCTTACTCGATCCTGCTCAGTCGTCACCTCTTTAGCAAATTGAATAATCTGCTCTCCTGCCGAGGTCACTGTCAGCCCTTTTTGTGAACGGAAAAAGATCTTCGTTCCCCATTCCTTTTCAATGGTTTGCAATCTCTGAGATAATGCAGGCTGAGATACAAATAATCGTTCAGATGCCTTTCTCATATTCAACTCTTCACTTAGTACAACGAGCATATGTAACTCTTGAAGCTGCAATGGGGCGTCCCCTTTCTCTCTATAAGTTTTCCTTATTCCATATGGATATTATATAAATATTAACTTATGAAGGCAAAAAAATAAGCTGGCATGCAGCTTATTTTTTCGTGGAATGAATGACCTCATTTAATCGTTTTAATACAACACGACGCGTAAAAATCCCTTCAAATACTTGATCCTCATTTTCTACACACACAAATCCATTATTCGTTACAGCGTGAACACCTTTTAGAACAGGATCGGTTGTTTTAAGTCTTGGAATCTCTGTTAACATGGCCTCTTCTACCTTCAATTGATCAAGTTTCTCAAATTCAATTCGTTCCAATCCAAAGATTTTATTCATAATCATATTGGTTCCAATTAAACCATGAAGGCGATAAGAAGGGTCTAACACAGGTATTGCTGTATATCCTGTTTTCGTCAGGACTAAAAGAGCATGCTCGAGATTATTTCCAATTTGAACATGTGCGACTTTATCTGCATCAATCATATGCTCAGCTACTGTTGACTCAAGCAACTGATTCGGTTCTATATCTATCATGTTTCTTCGACCCCTTTTCTCTCGATCATCAATCAACCATTTCCCTTTAATCATAAGCATAAACGAAAACGAAATTTGTCGAAAGATTTTTTCTGCATAAAAAAGATACTCAGCCCCGAGTATCTAATAGAATGTTAAATCGATATTAATTCTCAAACCTTACTCTGTCATACAGTGTAATCAATTGTTTATACGTATTGTCGTCAACTTTTTTTGTTCCACATTCTATATCATTGATCTCACTGCTTAGTAACTCGACAGCATAATCCTGATTCAGTAATACGTTTAATAATAGCTTTTTCTCTTCTTCATTAAAACGATTTTCGATGACGCTCATTCAACATCAGGCCCCCTGTTTCATATATGCTTTTATATTGATTAGCAGGCTTTTGAATGTCTGCTTCCTCTCTATACAGCTAGAATAAGGAACTAGAATAGAATCGTCAACCGCATGTTTCGACAACAATTGG includes the following:
- the abbA gene encoding antirepressor AbbA, which encodes MSVIENRFNEEEKKLLLNVLLNQDYAVELLSSEINDIECGTKKVDDNTYKQLITLYDRVRFEN
- the cbpB gene encoding cyclic-di-AMP-binding protein CbpB gives rise to the protein MIDIEPNQLLESTVAEHMIDADKVAHVQIGNNLEHALLVLTKTGYTAIPVLDPSYRLHGLIGTNMIMNKIFGLERIEFEKLDQLKVEEAMLTEIPRLKTTDPVLKGVHAVTNNGFVCVENEDQVFEGIFTRRVVLKRLNEVIHSTKK